From the genome of Bradyrhizobium elkanii USDA 76, one region includes:
- a CDS encoding rhodanese-like domain-containing protein — protein sequence MPQNIHRGIKVMIDEANAEIETISAADAITLIGKNDVVIVDIRDPREIERDGKIPGAFSCTRGMLEFWIDPNSPYAKPIFQEDKKFIFHCAGGLRSALAAKTAKDMGLKPVAHMGGGFAAWREAGGPIEAWEPKKKG from the coding sequence ATGCCCCAGAACATCCACCGCGGCATCAAGGTGATGATCGACGAGGCCAATGCCGAGATCGAGACCATCAGCGCGGCCGATGCGATTACGCTGATCGGCAAGAACGACGTCGTCATCGTCGACATCCGCGATCCCCGCGAGATCGAGCGCGACGGCAAGATCCCCGGCGCGTTCTCCTGCACCCGCGGCATGCTCGAGTTCTGGATCGATCCGAACAGCCCCTACGCCAAGCCGATCTTCCAGGAAGACAAGAAGTTCATCTTCCACTGCGCCGGCGGCCTGCGCTCGGCACTCGCCGCCAAGACCGCGAAGGACATGGGCCTGAAGCCGGTCGCGCATATGGGCGGCGGCTTTGCCGCCTGGCGCGAGGCCGGCGGGCCGATCGAGGCGTGGGAGCCGAAGAAGAAGGGCTAG
- the sseA gene encoding 3-mercaptopyruvate sulfurtransferase produces the protein MTTTDDPLVSTEWLAAHLGDANVKVLDATFKLPGVLPLPKDDYLAAHLPGAVFFDVDAVSDHSNPLPHMFPSAEQFGRDIGGLGIGNADTVVIYDAGGWVAAPRAWWMFLSYGHRNVRILNGGLKKWRAEGRAVESGEVKPKPATFKASYDPQRVRSIEQMIANVESRAEQVIDARAADRFEGRAPEPRPGIRAGHIPGARNVPYNQLFDAATGEMKPLDDLRKSFTGAGVKLDAPIVTSCGSGVSAGVLTLALYRLGITESALYDGSWSEWAQASGPPIATGPA, from the coding sequence ATGACGACGACCGACGATCCGCTCGTTTCGACCGAATGGCTGGCTGCGCATCTTGGCGATGCCAACGTCAAGGTGCTCGATGCGACCTTCAAATTGCCGGGCGTGCTGCCGCTGCCGAAGGACGATTATCTCGCCGCGCACCTGCCGGGTGCTGTGTTCTTCGATGTCGACGCGGTGTCGGACCATTCCAATCCGCTGCCGCACATGTTTCCGAGCGCCGAGCAGTTCGGCCGCGACATCGGTGGACTCGGCATCGGCAATGCCGACACCGTGGTGATCTATGATGCCGGCGGCTGGGTCGCGGCGCCGCGCGCCTGGTGGATGTTCCTGTCCTATGGCCATCGCAACGTGCGCATCCTCAACGGCGGCCTGAAGAAGTGGCGCGCCGAGGGCAGGGCGGTCGAGAGCGGCGAGGTGAAGCCGAAGCCTGCGACCTTCAAGGCGAGCTACGATCCGCAGCGCGTGCGCAGCATCGAGCAGATGATCGCCAATGTCGAAAGCCGTGCCGAGCAGGTGATCGATGCGCGCGCCGCCGACCGCTTCGAAGGCCGCGCGCCGGAGCCGCGGCCGGGCATCCGCGCCGGCCACATCCCCGGCGCCCGCAACGTGCCCTACAACCAGCTGTTCGATGCCGCGACCGGCGAGATGAAGCCGCTCGATGATCTGCGCAAGTCGTTCACGGGCGCCGGCGTGAAGCTCGATGCGCCGATCGTGACCAGCTGCGGCTCGGGCGTCTCGGCCGGCGTGTTGACGCTTGCGCTCTACCGGCTCGGCATCACCGAGAGCGCGCTCTATGACGGCTCATGGTCGGAATGGGCGCAGGCGAGCGGCCCGCCGATCGCGACGGGACCGGCCTGA
- a CDS encoding L,D-transpeptidase family protein: MMINRILTICAAAALGVAGTSLAHAQQGYPAPQGTAYSTAPQPYPQGSMPDFDALNDDDGQDSAALPPPGPVLSPNDPRYGRPANAPTYSDRDAPTGPVMSPDDPRYGRPMNAPPVYSGRGAPTGPVMSPDDPRYGRPMGPPPVIYGDRPGAQQANRDNGVPAAGVSYGDDRGGMRPPEGVTGAVPQQQAPVDANGKPVQIAALPPDEQPEDAPAQLPPNLRRQEVSFATKEPAGTIVVDTSNTYLYYILGNGRAVRYGVRVGRDGFTWTGVQKITRKAEWPDWHPPTEMIERQPYLPRFMAGGPGNPLGARAMYLGSTVYRIHGTNQPSTIGKFVSSGCIGMLNEDVSDLFERAKVGTRVVVLPGGPPPGTATASAAPANPMAPSAAQAQAAAPLPGTQPTTVQPLPAPVTVR, encoded by the coding sequence ATGATGATCAACCGCATTCTGACGATTTGCGCTGCCGCGGCTCTCGGCGTGGCAGGAACCTCGCTTGCGCATGCGCAGCAGGGTTATCCGGCACCCCAGGGCACGGCCTATTCGACGGCGCCCCAGCCCTACCCCCAGGGCAGCATGCCGGATTTCGACGCTCTCAATGACGATGACGGGCAGGATTCGGCTGCACTGCCGCCGCCTGGTCCGGTGCTGTCGCCGAACGACCCGCGCTATGGCCGTCCGGCGAATGCGCCCACCTATTCCGATCGTGACGCGCCGACCGGTCCGGTGATGTCGCCGGACGATCCGCGCTATGGCCGCCCGATGAATGCTCCTCCGGTCTATTCCGGCCGTGGCGCGCCGACTGGCCCGGTGATGTCGCCCGATGATCCCCGCTATGGCCGGCCGATGGGGCCGCCGCCCGTGATTTACGGTGACCGTCCGGGTGCGCAACAAGCCAATCGCGACAATGGCGTTCCGGCCGCCGGCGTTTCCTATGGCGACGACCGCGGCGGCATGCGTCCGCCCGAGGGCGTTACCGGAGCCGTGCCGCAGCAGCAGGCGCCGGTCGATGCCAATGGCAAGCCGGTACAGATCGCGGCGCTGCCGCCGGACGAGCAGCCCGAAGACGCCCCGGCGCAACTGCCGCCGAATCTGCGTCGCCAGGAAGTGTCGTTCGCGACCAAGGAGCCGGCAGGCACGATCGTTGTCGATACGTCGAACACCTATCTCTATTACATCCTGGGCAATGGCCGGGCGGTCCGTTACGGCGTCCGTGTCGGCCGCGACGGCTTCACCTGGACCGGCGTGCAGAAGATCACCCGCAAGGCCGAGTGGCCGGATTGGCACCCGCCGACCGAGATGATCGAGCGTCAGCCCTATCTGCCGCGCTTCATGGCCGGCGGACCCGGCAACCCGCTCGGCGCCCGCGCGATGTATCTCGGCTCGACCGTGTACCGTATTCACGGCACCAACCAGCCGTCGACCATCGGCAAGTTCGTCTCGTCGGGCTGCATCGGCATGCTGAACGAAGACGTGTCCGACCTCTTCGAACGCGCCAAGGTCGGCACCCGCGTGGTTGTGCTGCCCGGTGGTCCGCCGCCGGGAACGGCGACGGCTTCTGCCGCGCCTGCGAACCCGATGGCTCCCTCCGCGGCCCAGGCTCAGGCGGCCGCGCCGCTGCCCGGCACGCAGCCGACCACGGTGCAGCCGCTGCCCGCACCGGTGACGGTGCGCTAG
- a CDS encoding D-2-hydroxyacid dehydrogenase family protein, whose protein sequence is MTRLRCAILDDYFDIALSVADWPKVKDRVDVTVFDKPFASEAEAATKLKDFEVICAMRERTPFPKSLLDALPRLQLLITSGMRNAAIDMEAAKSRKAVLCGTQYGRDPTAPLTMGLILELTRGIGRENARMHAGEAWQTFAGTEIEGKTLGIIGLGKLGSKVAGMAKVFGMNVIAWSPNLTPEKCKEAGVGYASKDELFATSDIITIHVVLSPRSRGLVGAADLARMKPSAYLVNTARGPIVDEDALFAALRDKTIAGAGIDVFSVEPLPSDHPLRKLDNVVITPHLGYATRESLQAHYQQMVECIDAFTKGNEPPRRLA, encoded by the coding sequence ATGACGCGGCTCCGCTGTGCAATCCTCGACGACTATTTCGACATCGCGCTTTCGGTGGCGGACTGGCCAAAGGTCAAGGACCGGGTCGACGTCACGGTGTTCGACAAGCCGTTCGCGAGCGAGGCGGAAGCTGCGACCAAGCTGAAGGATTTCGAGGTCATCTGCGCGATGCGCGAACGCACCCCGTTCCCGAAGAGCCTGCTCGACGCGCTGCCCAGGCTGCAGCTCCTGATCACGTCAGGCATGCGCAACGCGGCGATCGACATGGAGGCCGCGAAGAGCCGCAAGGCGGTGTTGTGCGGCACCCAATACGGCCGCGATCCCACCGCGCCCCTCACCATGGGCCTGATCCTGGAACTGACCCGCGGCATCGGCCGCGAGAATGCGCGCATGCACGCCGGCGAGGCCTGGCAGACCTTTGCCGGCACCGAGATCGAGGGCAAGACGCTCGGCATCATCGGCCTCGGCAAGCTCGGCAGCAAGGTCGCCGGCATGGCCAAGGTGTTCGGCATGAACGTCATCGCCTGGAGCCCCAATCTGACGCCGGAGAAGTGCAAGGAGGCCGGCGTCGGCTATGCCAGCAAGGACGAGCTGTTCGCGACATCAGACATCATCACCATCCATGTCGTGCTGAGCCCGCGCTCGCGCGGACTGGTCGGCGCCGCCGATCTCGCCCGCATGAAGCCGTCGGCCTATCTCGTCAACACCGCGCGCGGGCCGATCGTAGATGAGGACGCCCTGTTCGCGGCGCTGCGCGACAAGACGATCGCCGGCGCCGGCATCGACGTGTTCTCGGTCGAGCCGCTGCCGTCGGATCACCCGCTGCGCAAGCTCGACAATGTCGTGATCACGCCGCATCTCGGCTATGCCACGCGCGAGAGCCTGCAGGCGCATTATCAGCAGATGGTCGAGTGCATCGACGCCTTCACCAAGGGCAACGAGCCGCCGCGGCGGCTGGCCTGA
- the ettA gene encoding energy-dependent translational throttle protein EttA has translation MARQFIYFMQGLTKAYPTRKVLDNIHLSFYPDAKIGVLGVNGSGKSTLLKIMAGLDKEYNGEAWVAEGARVGYLEQEPHLDPKLSVRENVMQGVAKQKAILDRYNELAVNYSDETADEMTKLQDEIEAQGLWDLDSKVDQAMDALRCPPDDADVTKLSGGERRRVALCRLLLDQPELLLLDEPTNHLDAESVSWLEGHLRNYPGAILIVTHDRYFLDNVTGWILELDRGRGIPYEGNYSSWLVQKQKRLEQEGREDAAHQKTLAREQEWVASSPKARQAKSKARYQRYEDLLKKASEKQTQTAQIIIPVAERLGANVVDFEGLSKGFGDRLLIDDLTFKLPPGGIVGVIGANGAGKTTLFKMITEQETPDKGTITVGETVHLGYVDQSRDALEGNKTVWEEISGGNELILLGKKEVNSRGYCSAFNFKGADQQKKVGALSGGERNRVHLAKMLKSGANVLLLDEPTNDLDVDTLRALEEALEDFAGCAVIISHDRWFLDRIATHILAFEGDSHVEWFEGNFQDYEKDKMRRLGQDSIIPHRVKYKKLTR, from the coding sequence ATGGCGCGCCAGTTCATCTATTTCATGCAGGGTCTGACCAAGGCGTACCCGACCCGCAAGGTGCTCGATAACATCCATCTGAGCTTCTACCCGGACGCCAAGATCGGCGTGCTCGGCGTCAACGGCTCGGGCAAGTCGACCCTGCTCAAGATCATGGCCGGTCTCGACAAGGAGTATAACGGCGAGGCCTGGGTCGCCGAGGGCGCCCGCGTCGGCTATCTCGAGCAGGAGCCGCATCTCGATCCCAAGCTCTCGGTGCGCGAAAACGTCATGCAGGGCGTCGCCAAGCAGAAGGCGATCCTCGACCGCTACAACGAGCTCGCGGTCAACTATTCGGACGAGACCGCCGACGAGATGACCAAGCTGCAGGACGAGATCGAGGCCCAGGGCCTGTGGGATCTCGACAGCAAGGTCGACCAGGCGATGGACGCGCTGCGCTGCCCGCCCGACGATGCCGATGTCACCAAACTGTCCGGCGGTGAACGCCGCCGCGTGGCGCTGTGCCGCCTGCTGCTCGACCAGCCGGAATTGCTGCTGCTCGACGAGCCGACCAACCATCTCGACGCCGAATCGGTGTCGTGGCTGGAAGGCCATCTGCGCAACTACCCCGGCGCGATCCTGATCGTCACCCACGACCGCTACTTCCTCGACAACGTCACCGGCTGGATCCTCGAGCTCGACCGCGGCCGCGGCATCCCCTACGAGGGCAATTACTCGTCCTGGCTGGTGCAGAAGCAGAAACGGCTCGAGCAGGAAGGCCGCGAGGACGCCGCGCATCAGAAGACGCTGGCCCGCGAGCAGGAATGGGTGGCGTCCTCGCCGAAGGCGCGCCAGGCCAAGTCGAAGGCCCGCTACCAGCGCTATGAGGATCTGCTCAAGAAGGCGAGCGAGAAGCAGACCCAGACCGCGCAGATCATCATTCCGGTCGCCGAGCGGCTCGGCGCCAACGTCGTCGACTTCGAAGGCCTCAGCAAGGGATTTGGCGATCGCCTCTTGATCGACGATCTCACCTTCAAGCTGCCGCCCGGCGGCATCGTCGGCGTGATCGGTGCCAACGGCGCCGGCAAGACCACGCTGTTCAAGATGATCACTGAGCAGGAGACGCCGGACAAGGGCACCATCACGGTCGGCGAGACCGTGCATCTCGGCTATGTCGACCAGTCGCGCGACGCGCTCGAGGGCAACAAGACGGTGTGGGAGGAGATCTCCGGCGGCAACGAGCTGATCCTGCTCGGCAAGAAGGAAGTCAATTCGCGCGGCTACTGCTCGGCGTTCAACTTCAAGGGCGCCGACCAGCAGAAGAAGGTCGGCGCGCTGTCGGGCGGTGAGCGCAACCGCGTGCATCTCGCCAAGATGCTGAAGTCGGGCGCCAACGTGCTGCTGCTCGACGAACCGACCAACGACCTCGACGTCGACACGCTGCGCGCGCTGGAAGAGGCGCTGGAGGACTTCGCCGGTTGCGCCGTCATCATCAGCCATGACCGCTGGTTCCTCGACCGCATCGCGACCCATATCCTCGCCTTCGAGGGCGACAGCCATGTCGAATGGTTCGAGGGCAACTTCCAGGATTACGAAAAGGACAAGATGCGCCGGCTCGGCCAGGACAGCATCATTCCGCATCGCGTGAAGTACAAGAAGCTGACGCGCTGA
- a CDS encoding TIGR00645 family protein yields MSALSEARAPAKGRSLRPVPMLIFGSRWLQLPLYVGLIIAQGVYVVLFLKELWHLFAHAFDFSEQQIMLAVLGLIDVVMISNLLVMVIVGGYETFVSRLNLQGHPDEPEWLSHVNASVLKIKLAMAIIGISSIHLLRTFIEAGALSSGKGNYTETGVMWQTIIHCVFILSAIGIAIVDKLSNDSIEGAKQQVGH; encoded by the coding sequence ATGTCCGCACTTTCCGAGGCGCGCGCCCCCGCAAAGGGCCGGTCGCTGCGTCCCGTTCCCATGCTGATCTTCGGATCGCGCTGGCTGCAATTGCCGCTCTATGTCGGCCTGATCATCGCGCAGGGCGTCTATGTCGTGCTGTTCCTGAAGGAATTGTGGCACCTGTTCGCCCATGCCTTCGATTTCAGCGAGCAGCAGATCATGCTGGCCGTCCTCGGCCTGATCGACGTCGTCATGATCTCGAACCTGTTGGTGATGGTGATCGTCGGCGGCTACGAAACCTTCGTCTCGCGCCTCAATCTGCAGGGCCATCCCGACGAGCCGGAATGGCTGAGCCACGTCAATGCCAGCGTGCTGAAGATCAAGCTGGCGATGGCGATCATCGGCATCTCCTCGATCCATTTGCTGCGCACCTTCATCGAGGCCGGCGCACTGTCGTCAGGCAAGGGCAACTACACCGAGACCGGCGTGATGTGGCAGACCATCATCCACTGCGTCTTCATCCTGTCGGCGATCGGCATCGCCATCGTCGACAAGCTGTCGAACGACTCGATCGAAGGCGCCAAGCAGCAGGTTGGGCACTAG
- a CDS encoding toll/interleukin-1 receptor domain-containing protein has protein sequence MRIFLSFPSELESQADSIAQSLRNCDHDVFFSHDDLPPGDSFDARVEKAIESSDFMVFLISPESVTRGRYTLSELAFARNKWPNPSNRVLPVMMAPTPLEQVPTYLKAVTILEPQGSAAAETRAAVDRMLEAKSEQSRDRSILPFAVLSLASAVLCSLVATYALNVLQYSFVVSDAGGITILPGVIFGAAIAACNVMFGARDRFQLALVVAITTAAWIAAYDASAVTLQALGQYARTVPIEGNAANPAQITETLGNNPYMGFLIGGIGGAVGGAITILGVLLTNPAFRRIDSVVVTWIAAIAAGTVYGAIVRLPTLLGWLVLFGVWQTAFVLAMVRGFPRGAAQIPEWLGRSAPALFGSRAAR, from the coding sequence ATGCGCATATTTCTGTCATTTCCCTCCGAACTGGAATCGCAGGCTGACAGCATCGCCCAGTCCCTGCGCAATTGCGACCATGACGTTTTCTTTTCGCACGACGATCTTCCGCCGGGCGACAGCTTCGATGCGCGCGTCGAAAAAGCCATCGAAAGCAGCGATTTTATGGTGTTCCTGATCAGTCCGGAATCGGTGACCAGGGGACGCTACACGCTGAGCGAGCTCGCCTTTGCCCGGAACAAATGGCCGAATCCAAGCAACCGCGTGCTGCCGGTGATGATGGCGCCGACCCCGCTCGAGCAGGTTCCGACCTATCTCAAGGCGGTCACGATCCTCGAACCCCAGGGCAGCGCGGCCGCCGAGACACGGGCCGCCGTCGATCGCATGCTGGAGGCCAAAAGCGAGCAGTCGCGCGACCGATCGATTTTGCCCTTCGCCGTGCTGTCGCTTGCGTCGGCCGTCCTGTGCAGCCTGGTCGCGACCTATGCGCTCAACGTCCTGCAATATTCGTTCGTCGTCTCCGACGCCGGCGGCATCACGATCCTGCCCGGCGTGATATTCGGCGCGGCGATCGCGGCCTGCAACGTCATGTTTGGCGCCAGGGACCGGTTTCAGCTGGCGCTGGTGGTCGCGATCACGACGGCGGCGTGGATCGCGGCCTACGATGCCAGCGCCGTGACGCTTCAGGCGCTCGGCCAGTACGCGAGAACCGTGCCGATCGAGGGCAATGCCGCGAACCCGGCCCAGATCACCGAGACGCTCGGCAACAATCCCTACATGGGATTTTTGATCGGCGGCATCGGCGGCGCCGTCGGCGGAGCCATCACCATTCTCGGCGTGCTGCTGACCAACCCCGCGTTCAGGCGGATCGACAGCGTCGTCGTGACGTGGATCGCGGCCATCGCAGCCGGAACGGTTTACGGCGCGATCGTCAGGTTGCCGACCTTGCTGGGCTGGCTGGTGCTGTTCGGCGTCTGGCAGACCGCGTTCGTCCTCGCGATGGTGCGCGGATTTCCGCGCGGCGCGGCGCAGATCCCCGAATGGCTCGGCAGATCCGCGCCGGCATTGTTCGGCTCACGCGCAGCGCGGTGA
- a CDS encoding lytic murein transglycosylase — translation MKWPATIVAFALLLCAPLQRPAFAADAAFTQFIASLWPEAKAAGVSRETFDRETRSLEPDYKLPDLILPGRPKTGAPAQAEFVQVPADYIREASIARLAAEGQRLMQKYRSSLDAIEKRFGVPATVVLAIWGRETDYGRYLLPYDTLRVVATQAYVGRRKDQYRTEFILALKILGEGAVTRKEMRSSWAGATGYTQFLPSEYYKHGVDLDGDGRVDIWHSVPDALASAAQQLVNKGWQPGVRWAYEVQAPANADCTMGVPEVTKPISQWLRAGFVPVRGQKLSAAEQAQSASLLQPEGSYGPAFLTTPNYFVIKEYNFSDLYVLFVGHLADRMTSPQPFATPWSASKQLRSADVEAMQQQLTKIGLYKDKLDGKAGMQTRAALGAYQKQAGLKVDCWPSEAVLRAMNGQR, via the coding sequence ATGAAATGGCCAGCCACCATTGTCGCATTCGCGCTGCTGCTTTGCGCGCCGCTGCAGCGGCCGGCATTCGCCGCCGATGCTGCGTTCACCCAGTTCATCGCCTCGCTGTGGCCGGAGGCCAAGGCCGCCGGCGTGTCGCGCGAGACCTTCGATCGCGAGACGCGCTCGCTCGAACCCGACTACAAGCTGCCCGACCTGATCCTGCCCGGACGTCCGAAGACCGGCGCGCCGGCGCAGGCCGAGTTCGTGCAGGTGCCGGCCGATTACATCAGGGAAGCCTCGATCGCGCGGCTCGCCGCCGAAGGGCAGCGGCTGATGCAGAAGTATCGCTCCTCGCTCGATGCGATCGAGAAGCGGTTCGGCGTCCCGGCCACCGTCGTGCTGGCGATCTGGGGCCGCGAGACCGATTACGGGCGCTATTTGCTGCCCTACGACACGCTGCGCGTGGTGGCGACGCAGGCCTATGTCGGCCGCCGCAAGGATCAGTACCGCACCGAGTTCATCCTCGCGCTGAAAATCCTCGGCGAGGGTGCGGTGACGCGCAAGGAGATGCGCTCATCGTGGGCCGGTGCGACCGGCTACACCCAGTTCCTGCCGTCGGAATATTACAAGCACGGCGTCGATCTCGACGGCGACGGCCGCGTCGATATCTGGCATTCGGTGCCGGACGCGCTCGCCTCCGCTGCGCAGCAGCTGGTCAACAAGGGCTGGCAGCCCGGCGTGCGCTGGGCCTATGAGGTGCAGGCGCCGGCCAATGCCGACTGCACGATGGGCGTGCCTGAAGTGACGAAGCCGATCAGCCAGTGGCTGCGCGCAGGCTTCGTGCCGGTGCGCGGGCAGAAGCTCAGCGCCGCCGAGCAGGCGCAATCGGCGTCGCTGCTGCAGCCGGAAGGCAGCTACGGTCCGGCCTTCCTGACCACGCCGAACTACTTCGTGATCAAGGAATACAATTTCTCCGATCTCTACGTGCTGTTCGTCGGCCACCTCGCCGACCGCATGACGAGCCCGCAGCCATTCGCGACGCCATGGTCGGCATCGAAGCAGCTGCGCTCCGCCGATGTCGAGGCGATGCAGCAGCAGCTGACGAAGATCGGTCTCTACAAGGACAAGCTCGACGGCAAGGCCGGGATGCAGACCCGCGCGGCGCTCGGCGCCTATCAGAAGCAGGCCGGGCTGAAGGTCGATTGCTGGCCGAGCGAGGCGGTGCTGCGCGCGATGAACGGGCAGCGCTGA
- a CDS encoding (2Fe-2S)-binding protein: MIVCSCNVLSDHDVRNAVNGGGSVTRNAKQVYGCLGCSAECGRCARTIKAIIDEALGPCAKACCSGCPHSGHPHAANEDAEPAEFALAAC, translated from the coding sequence ATGATTGTCTGTTCCTGTAACGTCCTGAGCGACCACGATGTCCGCAATGCCGTCAACGGCGGTGGGTCCGTGACACGAAATGCCAAGCAGGTGTACGGCTGCCTCGGCTGCAGTGCCGAATGCGGCCGCTGTGCGCGCACCATCAAGGCGATCATCGACGAGGCGCTCGGTCCTTGCGCCAAGGCCTGCTGTTCCGGCTGCCCCCACAGCGGCCATCCGCACGCCGCCAACGAGGACGCCGAGCCGGCCGAATTCGCGCTCGCGGCCTGCTGA
- the bfr gene encoding bacterioferritin, translating into MQGDPKVIDYLNKGLRSELTAINQYWLHYRMLNNWGLLEMAKVWRKESIEEMEHADKFVDRILFLDGFPNLQVLDPLKIGQDVKEIIECDLAAEIGARTLYQEAATYCHGVKDYVSRDLFEQLMKDEEDHIDFLETQLDLIKRIGLELYTQKHVGHLKGEDS; encoded by the coding sequence ATGCAAGGCGACCCGAAGGTCATCGATTATCTGAACAAGGGGCTGCGCAGCGAACTGACCGCCATCAATCAGTACTGGCTGCACTACCGGATGCTCAACAATTGGGGCCTCCTGGAGATGGCCAAGGTCTGGCGCAAGGAGTCCATCGAGGAGATGGAGCACGCCGACAAATTCGTCGATCGCATCCTGTTTCTCGACGGCTTCCCGAACCTGCAGGTGCTCGATCCCCTGAAGATCGGCCAGGACGTCAAGGAGATCATCGAGTGTGACCTCGCCGCCGAGATCGGCGCCCGCACGCTCTACCAGGAGGCGGCGACCTACTGCCACGGCGTCAAGGACTATGTCAGCCGCGACCTGTTCGAGCAGCTGATGAAGGATGAGGAAGACCACATCGACTTCCTCGAGACCCAGCTCGACCTGATCAAGCGCATCGGCCTTGAGCTCTACACCCAGAAGCACGTCGGACATCTGAAGGGCGAGGATTCCTGA
- a CDS encoding MmcQ/YjbR family DNA-binding protein, with amino-acid sequence MSADRFRRLALSLPEVVEGAHHGTTDFRVGKRIFATLGYPDQDWGMVKLTPEQQAMVVEAEPEIFRPVPGGWGKSGSTNVRLAKADQVTLRSALKMARDNIAVKSAKKARAKQSS; translated from the coding sequence ATGTCCGCTGATCGCTTCCGCCGCCTTGCGCTGAGCCTGCCCGAGGTCGTTGAAGGCGCGCATCACGGCACAACAGATTTCCGCGTCGGCAAGCGCATCTTCGCGACGCTCGGCTATCCCGACCAGGATTGGGGCATGGTGAAGCTGACACCCGAGCAGCAGGCGATGGTGGTCGAGGCCGAGCCGGAGATTTTCCGGCCGGTGCCGGGCGGCTGGGGCAAGAGCGGCAGCACCAATGTCCGCCTCGCGAAGGCGGATCAGGTCACGCTGCGCAGCGCGCTGAAAATGGCACGGGACAATATCGCAGTGAAATCCGCGAAGAAGGCGCGCGCGAAGCAATCATCCTGA
- a CDS encoding alpha/beta fold hydrolase — protein sequence MIRLCAALAAALVSMSVPAMAADYPTPQDGEWTGKDFKFHSGEVMPELRLHYTTVGAPTGQPVLVLHGSGGSAASMLTPTFAGQLFGPGQPLDAAKYYIIIPDGIGHGKSSKPSDAMRTSFPKYDYNDMVDAQYRLVTEGLGIKHLRLVIGNSMGGMHTWIWGVRYPRMMDVLVPMASQPTAMAARNWMLRRTMLETIRNDPDYNGGNYTSQPRMMKYAIAAYRFASAGGTLGYQTLAPTAAQADKLVDDQLALPVTSDANDYIYQWEASHDYDPSAGLEKIEATLLAINAADDERNPPETGVTEAAMKRIKNGRIDLIPASRETRGHLTTGDAKFYARQLQELLQTVPTM from the coding sequence ATGATCCGTTTGTGCGCGGCGCTTGCGGCCGCTCTCGTCTCGATGTCGGTACCGGCCATGGCTGCAGATTACCCCACGCCGCAGGATGGCGAGTGGACCGGGAAGGACTTCAAGTTTCACAGCGGCGAGGTGATGCCGGAACTGCGGCTGCACTACACCACGGTCGGCGCGCCGACCGGACAACCGGTGCTGGTGCTGCACGGCTCCGGCGGCTCGGCCGCCAGCATGCTGACGCCGACCTTTGCCGGCCAGTTGTTCGGCCCCGGCCAGCCGCTCGACGCGGCGAAATACTACATCATCATCCCCGACGGCATCGGGCACGGGAAATCGTCGAAGCCGTCGGACGCGATGCGGACCAGCTTTCCGAAATACGACTACAACGACATGGTCGACGCGCAGTACCGGCTCGTCACCGAAGGGCTCGGCATCAAGCATCTGCGGCTCGTGATCGGCAACTCGATGGGCGGCATGCACACCTGGATCTGGGGTGTGCGCTATCCGCGGATGATGGACGTGCTGGTGCCGATGGCCTCGCAGCCGACCGCGATGGCGGCACGCAACTGGATGCTGCGGCGGACGATGCTGGAAACGATCCGCAACGATCCCGACTACAATGGCGGCAACTACACCAGCCAGCCGCGGATGATGAAATACGCCATCGCCGCCTATCGCTTTGCCAGCGCCGGCGGCACGCTCGGCTACCAGACCCTGGCGCCAACCGCAGCGCAGGCCGACAAGCTGGTCGACGATCAGCTGGCGCTGCCGGTCACATCGGATGCCAACGACTACATCTATCAATGGGAGGCCTCGCACGACTACGATCCCTCCGCCGGACTGGAGAAGATCGAGGCAACCCTGCTTGCCATCAACGCCGCCGACGATGAACGCAATCCGCCGGAGACCGGCGTCACTGAAGCTGCAATGAAGCGGATCAAGAACGGCAGGATTGATCTGATCCCGGCAAGCCGCGAGACACGCGGCCATCTCACCACCGGCGATGCGAAGTTCTATGCCAGGCAGTTGCAGGAACTGTTGCAGACGGTGCCGACGATGTAG